A section of the Piliocolobus tephrosceles isolate RC106 chromosome 14, ASM277652v3, whole genome shotgun sequence genome encodes:
- the LOC111537202 gene encoding interferon omega-1-like, with amino-acid sequence MASLYSLVVALVVCSCGSFGSLGCDLPQNHSLIGKKTLVLLGQMKWISPFLYLKDRRDFRFPQEMVEVSQLQKAQTISVLHKMLQQIFSLFNTERSSAAWNMTLLDQLHTGLHQQLEYLETCLVQAVGEGESAGVIGSPTLALRTYFQGIRLFLKEKKHSDCAWEVVRVEIMRSFSLSTNSHQRLRSKEGDMEYS; translated from the coding sequence ATGGCCAGCCTCTACTCTCTGGTGGTGGCCCTAGTAGTGTGCAGCTGTGGCTCTTTTGGATCGCTGGGATGTGACCTGCCTCAGAACCATAGTCTGATAGGAAAGAAGACTTTGGTGCTTCTGGGCCAAATGAAATGGATCTCCCCTTTCTTGTATCTTAAGGACAGAAGAGACTTCAGATTTCCCCAGGAGATGGTGGAAGTCAGCCAGTTGCAGAAGGCCCAGACTATATCTGTCCTCCATAAGATGCTGCAGCAGATCTTCAGCCTCTTCAACACAGAGCGCTCCTCTGCTGCCTGGAACATGACACTCCTGGACCAGCTCCATACTGGACTTCATCAGCAGCTAGAATACCTGGAGACCTGCTTGGTTCAGGCAGTGGGAGAAGGAGAATCTGCTGGGGTGATTGGGAGCCCTACACTGGCCTTGAGAACGTACTTCCAGGGAATCCGTCTCTtcctgaaagagaagaaacataGTGACTGTGCCTGGGAAGTTGTCAGAGTGGAAATCATGAGATCCTTCTCTTTATCAACAAACTCACATCAAAGATTGAGAAGTAAGGAAGGAGACATGGAGTACTCTTGA
- the LOC111537190 gene encoding interferon alpha-8 codes for MALTFYLLMALVVLSYKPFSSLGCDLPQTHSLGYRRPLVLLAQMRRISPFSCLKDRHDFEFPQEEFDDKNFQKAQAISVLHEIIQQTFNLFNTKNSSTAFNETLLDKFYIELDQQLNDLESCVMQEVGVTETHLMYEDSVLAVKKYFQRLTLYLTEKKYSPCAWEVVRAEIMRSFSLSINLQKRLKSKE; via the coding sequence ATGGCCTTGACCTTTTATTTACTGATGGCCCTAGTGGTGCTCAGCTACAAGCCATTCAGCTCTCTGGGCTGTGATCTGCCTCAGACCCACAGCCTGGGTTACAGGAGGCCCTTGGTGCTCCTGGCACAAATGAGAAGAAtctctcctttctcctgcctgaaGGACAGACATGACTTTGAATTCCCCCAGGAGGAGTTTGATGATAAAAACTTCCAGAAGGCTCAAGCCATCTCTGTCCTCCATGAGATAATCCAGCAGACCTTCAACCTCTTCAACACAAAGAATTCATCTACTGCTTTCAATGAGACCCTTCTAGATAAGTTCTACATCGAACTTGACCAGCAGCTGAATGACCTGGAGTCCTGTGTGATGCAGGAAGTGGGGGTGACAGAAACTCACCTGATGTACGAGGACTCCGTCCTGGCTGTGAAGAAATACTTCCAAAGACTTACTCTATATCTGACAGAGAAGAAATACAGcccttgtgcctgggaggttgtCAGAGCAGAAATCATGAGATCCTTCTCTTTATCAATCAACTTGCAAAAAAGATTGAAGAGTAAGGAATGA